The window GACAATGCCCCAGGGCTATCAGACTATTATTCAAATGCAATAGGAGGTGGAATTAAATTTGAAACAGCCCCCTTTCATGGTTTCCAGGTTGGTATCGGTGGATTTATCATCTACAATATAGGATCCTCCGACCTGGGTGCAAGGGACCCCAAAACCAATGCATCCAATCGCTATGAAATCGGCTTATTTGATATTGAGAACCCATATAACAAGGATGATATCGACAGGCTTGAAGAGCTTTACCTGAAATATAGTTACAGAAAATCATCCATTGTGGTTGGCAAACAATTACCTGACCTCCCGTTTATCAATAAACAGGATGGCAGGATGCGTCCTACCGAGATCAATGGGGCCATTGCCTCTATCAATGAAATAAAGCGAACCCAATTGACACTGGGCTATATCTGGGGATTCTCACCCAGGAGTACCGTTCAATGGTATGGAGTGGGAGAATCCATTGGCCTATATCCCCAGGGATTAACTAAAGAAGGAAAACCAGCAGCATACCACGATAGTCTTTCCAGTAAAGGAGTGATAATTGCCGGAATAAAATATAACATGGGAAAGAGTATCAACCTGGAAGGATGGAACCAATATGTTGATAACATTTTCAATACTACTTTGATCCAGGTCAATCTCCACCTTCCTGTTGGCCATGATGGAAAACTCATGGCCGGACTGCAATATGTTCACCAGGTTGCGGTAAAAGATGGAGGTAACGCCATCCCTGAACATACCTATTTTGAAAAAGGAGGAAGAAGCAACGCTTTTGGGGTAATGGCGGGTTATAAGACAAAAAAAATTGAAGCCAGCCTCAATTATACGAGGATCACAAAGGATGGCCGCTACCTCATGCCAAGGGAATGGGGCAAGGAACCCTTTTTCACCTTCCTGCCGAGGGAAAGAAATGAAGGATTTGGGGACGTCAACGCTATTGTGGCAAAATTCAATTACACTTTTCCCAGGCAGGGCATCAGCTTAAATGCGGGTTATGGTCATTTTTACCTGCCGGAGGTAACTAACTATGCGCTCAACAAATATGGGATGCCTTCCTACAACCAACTTAACCTGTCAGCCCGCTATCCTTTCCATGGATTCTTGCAAGGACTGGATATGCAGGTCCTGTATGTATACAAGGGTAACCTTGGAGACCTGCCGGGCAATGACAAGTACCTGATCAATAAGGTGAATATGTCGCAATGGAACATCATCGTTAACTACCATTTTTGAAAATGAAACAGACCCTCAAAATACCACCCATTTGGATCCACAGGATCATCAGGTTTAGCCTGGGCGCGTTGTTCATAGGCATAGCCACCCAATTTGAAGACGCGTTCCCGCTCTATATTTTTGGTGGGATAATGTTCATCACCGGTTTCTTCTACCCCCGCCGCTGCCTTGATGACCAATGCGAATTGGGGCAACAACCCAAGGATAAATCAGCCAACTAATTAGCGGAAATCGTGTAGCCGTTAAAACAAATCATCCACCGCCCTTGTCGCAGCCTGGATTGCCCCATCCATATAGCCACCGAAAGCAGAAGCTGTTTCCGTTCCACAAAAGACCAGCTTATCATTCCAATAGGGTTTCTGGTAGAGGTAATGTCCATTATTCTGGTGGGGAAGGATGAAGCCATCATATGGATAGTGAATAAAGGCTTCCTTACTCCAATCCTTATCAACATACTCAGTATTACTGGAGAAGCCTTCCCCAAACAAACGATCTAACTGAGCCTTTACCACCAGTTCCCTTTCCTTTCGCCCAAGATGATGTGCATTTCCACTCAGGAATCCTTTCAGGGCGCAACAACTGCCTTCCGGATCGGAATGATCATACATTTCAACGACAGGACCGCACTGGCTATACAAGGTCCCTGAATAACCTTTTCTACGCCATAGATCTTTTGGAAAGGCCAATCCGAACTTGATGGATTCACTCATCCAGGTATGGGTCTGCTTCATAAGTCCTTGCAGGTCCAAGGGTAAGGATGGTTCAAAATGAATGCTGTTAATCAATAAACGCGGGGGAATAGTAACAAAAACGGCAGTGCCGCTGAATACTTCACCATTAGCACTGGTCAATTCAACACCCATCTTGGTATTCGTAATTCGTATGATCGGGGTATGATAAACCAGCTTATCCTTTCCGATTCTTTCCAATAATGATTCAATCAATTGGCTTGTACCATTCTCTATCCTGAAATAAGGCTCTTCTGCGGAGGGGATATCGAACTGTTGGGGAGGGGAAAAACTCATTGATTCAAAAAGTGCAATGCCTGTATCATGCTGGTAAAACTTCCTGAGTCCCATATCATCAATAAGGGCATTGAGGTGCTTGTGTTTGGTGGCAAACCAGGTAGCTCCCATTTCAATGGATGTGCCATTCTGGGCTTGTACAGTATCAATCCTTCCCCCCGGTCTTCCGCTTGCCTCAAGGACCTGGAAGGGAATCCTTTTTTTCGAAAGGAAATAGGCTGCAGATAATCCGCTTAACCCGGCACCAATGATCAAAACATTATGCATAGCCTTAATGAATAAGCGTCCGGCTGCCTAAGGATGCCGGACGCCCTTTAACTTGAGCAAAATTAAAGCATTGTCACCGGAGCAACATAACTTGTCTTTTCGAGATTTGTGGCACTCAATGCCTTGAAGCCGCCCCTGATGTTGACAATGTCGTTGAATCCCCTGGAACGAAGTATGGATGCAGCAATCATGGAACGATACCCTCCCGCACAATGCAAATAATATTTCTTTTCCCGTTGTATCATACTCATATTCTTGTTGATGAAATCAAGTGGGAAATTGATAGCACCAACCAAATGCTGGCTTTCGTATTCACTCTGGCGCCTAACATCCAACAGGTTGATGGAAGCATCCTTGCTGTACAGTTCAGCAAAACCGGCTGCGTCAATCTCCATCATTGTATTCACATCCAATCCCGCAGCACGCCATGCTTCAACCCCGCCATCAAGGAAACCAATGGCATTATCGTAGCCAACCCTTGACAAGCGGATCACCACCTCTTCTTCCCTGCCCTTATCAGCCAGGAACAGGATCGGTTGCTTGAGGTCAACTACCAGTGCACCAACCCATGGGGCAAAATTATCATCCAGTCCAATGAAGATGGACCCAGGGATAAATCCGGCTGCAAAAACCTCCTTCGACCTTGTATCAATAACCAGGGCTTCTTCTGCCTCCCACACTGCCTGGAAAGAATGGGGCTCCAATGGATGAGTTCCCTGCCTGATGGCAAGGTCTATGCTTTCATAGCCCATCTTATTCATTACTGCATTCTTGGGGAAATATTGGGGTGGTTCGACCAATCCCTCTGTAACTGCCTTTACAAATTCCGCCTTGGTCATGTCAGCCCGCAATGCATAATTCACCAACTTTTGGTGGCCGAGTGTATCCGTGGTCTCATTGCTCATATTCTTACCGCAAGCACTGCCGGCACCATGGCCGGGATATACGATCACTTCATCGGGAAGGGTCATGATCTTATCGCGAAGTGAATCAAAAAGTAAGCCGGCAAGGTCTTCCCTGGAGAGATCGGTCTTTACGGCAAGGTCAGGCCTGCCCACATCCCCAATGAACAAGGTATCGCCAGAAAAAATCGCATATGGCTTGTTTCCCTCATCGAGTAGCAGGTAAGTGAAGGACTCCATGGTATGCCCAGGGGTATGCAACACCTTAATGAATACATTCCCCAACTTTACAATTTCACCATCCTTTGCAATATGGGCATCGAAGTTGGGCTGTGCGGTAGGACCATACACTATTGTGGCACCTGTCTTTCTCGCCAGGTCAAGATGCCCTGATACAAAATCCGCATGGAAATGGGTCTCCAGCACGTATTTGATCTTTGCCTTGTTCCTTTGCGCCATT is drawn from Flavihumibacter rivuli and contains these coding sequences:
- a CDS encoding OprD family outer membrane porin encodes the protein MKKLLTIVIGILLFNINGFAQDHKEDSSAHNGTDTNSLAHAFRKGSFHGHFRYFYMSTDNAPGLSDYYSNAIGGGIKFETAPFHGFQVGIGGFIIYNIGSSDLGARDPKTNASNRYEIGLFDIENPYNKDDIDRLEELYLKYSYRKSSIVVGKQLPDLPFINKQDGRMRPTEINGAIASINEIKRTQLTLGYIWGFSPRSTVQWYGVGESIGLYPQGLTKEGKPAAYHDSLSSKGVIIAGIKYNMGKSINLEGWNQYVDNIFNTTLIQVNLHLPVGHDGKLMAGLQYVHQVAVKDGGNAIPEHTYFEKGGRSNAFGVMAGYKTKKIEASLNYTRITKDGRYLMPREWGKEPFFTFLPRERNEGFGDVNAIVAKFNYTFPRQGISLNAGYGHFYLPEVTNYALNKYGMPSYNQLNLSARYPFHGFLQGLDMQVLYVYKGNLGDLPGNDKYLINKVNMSQWNIIVNYHF
- a CDS encoding flavin monoamine oxidase family protein, whose amino-acid sequence is MHNVLIIGAGLSGLSAAYFLSKKRIPFQVLEASGRPGGRIDTVQAQNGTSIEMGATWFATKHKHLNALIDDMGLRKFYQHDTGIALFESMSFSPPQQFDIPSAEEPYFRIENGTSQLIESLLERIGKDKLVYHTPIIRITNTKMGVELTSANGEVFSGTAVFVTIPPRLLINSIHFEPSLPLDLQGLMKQTHTWMSESIKFGLAFPKDLWRRKGYSGTLYSQCGPVVEMYDHSDPEGSCCALKGFLSGNAHHLGRKERELVVKAQLDRLFGEGFSSNTEYVDKDWSKEAFIHYPYDGFILPHQNNGHYLYQKPYWNDKLVFCGTETASAFGGYMDGAIQAATRAVDDLF
- a CDS encoding MBL fold metallo-hydrolase, whose protein sequence is MKIEQIYTGCLAEAAYYIESNGEVAIIDPLRETKPYIEMAQRNKAKIKYVLETHFHADFVSGHLDLARKTGATIVYGPTAQPNFDAHIAKDGEIVKLGNVFIKVLHTPGHTMESFTYLLLDEGNKPYAIFSGDTLFIGDVGRPDLAVKTDLSREDLAGLLFDSLRDKIMTLPDEVIVYPGHGAGSACGKNMSNETTDTLGHQKLVNYALRADMTKAEFVKAVTEGLVEPPQYFPKNAVMNKMGYESIDLAIRQGTHPLEPHSFQAVWEAEEALVIDTRSKEVFAAGFIPGSIFIGLDDNFAPWVGALVVDLKQPILFLADKGREEEVVIRLSRVGYDNAIGFLDGGVEAWRAAGLDVNTMMEIDAAGFAELYSKDASINLLDVRRQSEYESQHLVGAINFPLDFINKNMSMIQREKKYYLHCAGGYRSMIAASILRSRGFNDIVNIRGGFKALSATNLEKTSYVAPVTML